A genomic stretch from Plasmodium reichenowi strain SY57 chromosome 2, whole genome shotgun sequence includes:
- a CDS encoding hypothetical protein (conserved Plasmodium protein, unknown function~part of same gene as PRSY57_0215800A~gap found within coding sequence) codes for INNNDAFNINTNDTFNINTNDALNINTNDALNINTNDTFNINTNDAFSINNNDTFNINTNDALSINNYNLDIKEEEKNVPIPLHTNKIKKLEEEIKKQKLLIKKKEIEIINSPIGIKFKDIFGKFQDINN; via the coding sequence ataaataataatgatgcGTTTAATATAAACACCAATGATACGTTTAATATAAACACAAATGATGCGTTGAATATAAACACAAATGATGCGTTGAATATAAACACCAATGATACGTTTAATATAAACACAAATGATGCGTTTAGTATAAACAACAATGATACGTTTAATATAAACACCAATGATGCTCTtagtataaataattataatttagACATAAAAGAAGAGGAGAAAAATGTACCCATACCTTTACATacaaacaaaataaaaaaactagaagaagaaattaaaaaacaaaagttgttaataaaaaaaaaagaaatagaaattattaattctCCTATAGgtattaaatttaaagaTATTTTTGGAAAATTTCAAGATATaaacaattaa